In the genome of Enterococcus hirae ATCC 9790, one region contains:
- a CDS encoding HD domain-containing protein, translated as MEKLQEIADYSFKQLAMDQTGHGIDHTVRVVKLAEKILATEPQADPLITLASAYLHDTIDDKVVADETKAKAELHQFLQRLELSDATIESIFLIIENLSFSKGLSGEEMALPIEGKIVQDADRLEALGAIGILRTAYFGGGHGHPIFDESRQPITYQNKKDYRKGSTVINHFYEKLFLLPDRMNTPYGIKEAKRREAFMREFIDEFFNEWSVGDPDFTPESWLATGG; from the coding sequence ATGGAGAAACTGCAGGAAATTGCTGATTACAGTTTCAAGCAATTAGCAATGGATCAAACTGGACACGGGATTGATCATACGGTAAGAGTCGTTAAATTAGCAGAGAAAATTTTAGCAACTGAACCGCAAGCTGATCCATTGATTACCCTTGCTTCTGCTTATTTGCATGATACGATCGATGATAAAGTAGTAGCCGATGAAACGAAAGCAAAAGCAGAGTTACATCAATTTTTGCAACGTTTAGAGCTATCAGATGCAACCATTGAATCAATCTTTTTGATTATTGAAAACCTGTCTTTTTCAAAAGGGTTGTCAGGTGAAGAAATGGCATTACCTATTGAAGGAAAAATTGTTCAAGATGCAGATCGTCTTGAAGCCTTAGGAGCAATTGGTATTTTGCGTACGGCTTATTTTGGTGGTGGACATGGTCATCCCATTTTTGATGAAAGTCGGCAACCAATCACTTATCAAAATAAAAAAGATTATCGCAAAGGGTCCACTGTGATCAATCATTTTTACGAAAAATTGTTCTTATTACCAGATAGGATGAACACCCCATATGGTATAAAGGAAGCAAAACGACGAGAAGCCTTTATGCGGGAATTTATTGATGAATTCTTCAATGAATGGTCAGTAGGAGACCCTGATTTTACTCCCGAAAGCTGGTTGGCAACAGGAGGTTGA
- a CDS encoding carboxypeptidase M32 has translation MNEKELMKELKEINLLQQTLGILDWDIQTGMPEKASEDRSEVNSYLYSLYFSKKIGPKIKEAIQYFSEHPNELSETGKIVFEKVKEDYELEYKVPEELMTALTAATSTAQVQWQQSRETKNFADFQEALTKNIELTKQLIPYWKKDEATDYDVLLNQYEPGMSVEILDRVFQQVKEGIMEIRKTLAEKGHEPDTSFLSRKMTKAQQKRFVTGVIEQLGYDFSRGRLDDTIHPFMIGINHNDARITTRWNEHDFKMAVFGVIHEAGHGMYEQDIDEKFAYTPIYQGTSMGIHESQSLFNEIIIGSNRSFWEKQYPFFQQCAEGTFDDISFTDFYRSLKQTQASLIRIEADSLTYPLHIIIRYEIEKMIFNEGVDVAQLPTIWNQKYEEYLGVRPSNDLEGILQDVHWSGASFGYFPSYALGYMYAAQLLHALEKELSIDEVLASDDYRPIKEWMKEKIHQYGASRKPTQLIQDATGEVLNPQYLIDYMKKIYFSVYQVAEFSSEKEGK, from the coding sequence ATGAATGAAAAAGAATTGATGAAAGAACTAAAAGAAATCAATCTCTTGCAACAAACCTTGGGCATTTTAGATTGGGATATCCAAACGGGTATGCCAGAAAAAGCGAGTGAGGATCGTAGTGAAGTCAATAGTTATCTTTATAGTCTTTATTTCTCAAAGAAAATTGGACCTAAGATCAAAGAAGCCATCCAATATTTTTCTGAACATCCCAATGAATTATCTGAAACGGGAAAAATCGTGTTCGAGAAGGTCAAAGAAGACTACGAACTTGAATATAAAGTTCCTGAAGAATTGATGACGGCATTGACAGCAGCAACTTCTACCGCACAGGTGCAATGGCAGCAATCTCGTGAAACGAAAAATTTTGCGGATTTTCAAGAAGCATTGACTAAAAATATTGAGTTAACAAAACAGTTGATCCCCTATTGGAAAAAAGACGAAGCAACTGATTATGATGTGTTACTCAACCAATATGAACCAGGAATGTCTGTTGAAATCTTAGATCGTGTTTTCCAACAAGTAAAAGAAGGAATCATGGAAATTAGAAAAACCTTAGCAGAAAAAGGGCATGAACCAGATACCTCTTTTCTTTCTCGAAAAATGACTAAAGCCCAACAAAAAAGGTTTGTCACAGGCGTGATTGAACAGTTAGGTTATGATTTCTCAAGAGGACGTTTAGATGACACAATCCATCCTTTTATGATCGGGATCAATCATAATGATGCACGTATTACGACTCGTTGGAATGAACATGACTTTAAAATGGCAGTCTTTGGCGTGATCCATGAAGCTGGTCATGGAATGTATGAGCAAGATATTGACGAAAAATTTGCTTATACTCCGATTTACCAAGGTACTTCGATGGGCATCCACGAATCTCAATCACTGTTCAATGAGATCATCATTGGTAGCAATCGAAGTTTCTGGGAAAAACAATATCCATTTTTCCAACAATGTGCAGAAGGAACATTCGATGATATTTCATTTACTGACTTTTATCGCTCGCTGAAACAAACCCAAGCAAGCTTGATTCGAATTGAAGCAGATAGTTTAACCTATCCATTGCATATCATTATTCGTTATGAAATTGAGAAAATGATTTTCAATGAAGGCGTGGACGTGGCTCAGTTACCAACTATTTGGAATCAAAAGTATGAAGAATATCTAGGAGTACGACCTTCGAATGATTTAGAAGGAATCTTGCAAGATGTCCACTGGTCAGGAGCTAGTTTTGGTTACTTCCCATCTTATGCTTTAGGATATATGTATGCTGCGCAACTGCTTCACGCATTAGAAAAAGAGCTTTCGATCGATGAAGTGTTAGCATCCGATGATTATCGACCAATCAAAGAATGGATGAAAGAAAAGATCCATCAATATGGTGCATCTAGAAAACCAACGCAATTGATTCAGGATGCAACCGGTGAGGTGCTAAATCCGCAATATTTGATCGATTACATGAAAAAAATCTATTTTTCGGTCTATCAAGTAGCTGAATTCAGTAGCGAGAAAGAAGGAAAATAA
- a CDS encoding THUMP domain-containing class I SAM-dependent RNA methyltransferase — protein MDTTREFNLVATAASGLEALVGKELRDLGIDCQVENGRARFKGTMETIATANLWLRTADRVKIVVGEFDAFTFDELFEKVKALPWEDFLPLDAEFPVAGKSIKSKLYSTPDCQAITKKAIVERLRKYYHRPASVPLTETGAHFQLEVALLKDHVMITLDTTGPSLFKRGYRLEKGGAPLKENMAAALVMLTNWRKDRPFYDPVCGSGTICIEAALIGHNIAPGFNREFACESWDWFSKDVMENVRALAEEQADYDIELDITGSDINGRMIEIAKANAEEIGLGSSITFKQQAVKDFKTDKEYGVIVANPPYGERLGEEETVRRLYEEMGDVFRPLKTWSKYILTSDLTFEEYYGQKATKKRKLYNGALRTDLFQYWGTRPPRKDKTI, from the coding sequence ATGGATACGACTAGAGAATTTAATCTTGTGGCAACGGCTGCAAGTGGGTTAGAAGCCCTTGTTGGAAAAGAACTACGTGACTTAGGCATTGATTGTCAAGTTGAAAATGGACGGGCACGTTTCAAAGGAACGATGGAAACGATCGCTACAGCAAATTTATGGTTACGAACAGCTGACAGGGTAAAAATCGTTGTTGGGGAATTTGATGCGTTTACCTTTGATGAACTATTTGAGAAAGTTAAAGCATTACCTTGGGAAGACTTTCTACCTTTAGATGCTGAATTTCCGGTTGCAGGAAAATCAATCAAGTCTAAGCTTTATAGTACACCTGATTGTCAGGCGATCACTAAAAAAGCGATCGTTGAACGATTGCGTAAGTATTATCACCGTCCGGCATCTGTTCCATTAACGGAGACAGGCGCACATTTTCAATTAGAAGTCGCTTTACTAAAAGATCATGTCATGATCACACTAGATACAACTGGTCCTAGTTTGTTCAAACGGGGATATCGTTTGGAAAAAGGTGGCGCACCGTTGAAAGAAAACATGGCAGCCGCTTTAGTGATGTTGACAAATTGGCGAAAAGATCGTCCGTTTTATGATCCAGTGTGTGGTTCTGGTACGATCTGCATCGAAGCTGCCTTGATTGGACACAACATTGCACCAGGATTTAATCGTGAATTTGCTTGTGAATCATGGGATTGGTTTAGTAAAGATGTTATGGAAAATGTTCGAGCATTGGCAGAAGAGCAAGCAGATTATGATATTGAACTCGATATCACAGGTTCTGATATCAATGGGCGGATGATCGAAATTGCTAAAGCGAATGCGGAAGAAATTGGCTTAGGCTCTTCAATCACGTTTAAACAACAAGCAGTCAAAGATTTCAAAACGGATAAAGAATACGGCGTAATCGTCGCGAATCCGCCTTATGGAGAGCGTTTAGGTGAAGAAGAAACGGTTCGTCGCTTGTATGAAGAAATGGGCGATGTTTTCCGTCCATTAAAGACATGGAGTAAATACATTTTGACAAGTGACCTTACTTTTGAAGAGTATTATGGGCAAAAAGCTACTAAAAAACGTAAACTGTATAACGGAGCTTTACGGACTGATCTCTTCCAATACTGGGGAACGCGTCCACCAAGAAAAGACAAAACGATTTAA
- the gpsB gene encoding cell division regulator GpsB gives MAELVYSPKDILQQEFKTKMRGYDPIEVDEFLDNIIKDYETYSKKLLALQEENDKLSAKVAQLSKTQGAAQTRVQQVETPKSAAVTNFDILKRLSNLEREVFGKKLDQQSSTVNVSQPNPNNYTNASDDDNEKTRQF, from the coding sequence ATGGCGGAATTGGTTTATAGTCCTAAAGACATTTTACAACAAGAATTCAAAACAAAGATGCGTGGCTATGATCCCATCGAAGTGGATGAATTCTTAGACAATATCATCAAAGATTATGAAACTTACAGCAAAAAACTCCTTGCTTTACAAGAAGAAAATGATAAATTAAGTGCCAAAGTAGCACAATTATCAAAAACACAAGGAGCAGCACAAACGCGTGTTCAACAAGTTGAAACACCGAAAAGTGCAGCAGTCACAAATTTCGATATCTTGAAACGTTTGTCAAATCTTGAACGTGAAGTATTTGGAAAAAAATTGGATCAACAATCATCAACAGTGAATGTTTCCCAACCTAACCCAAACAACTACACAAATGCAAGTGACGATGATAACGAAAAGACACGTCAATTCTAA
- a CDS encoding DUF1273 domain-containing protein yields the protein MDRLKVMYISGYRSFELGVFKENDPKITVIKKVLKKEIQQLVEEGLEWVLTSGNLGIETWVTEVVAELKQEYPELKLGIIYPFKEFGNNWNENNQEKLRMTEQLADYVEAVSHQAYQSPSQLRNHTRFLLDHTDGCLLIYDPEFPGKTQYFLKEAQTYQQDHSYEIRLVSMDDLQNFSE from the coding sequence ATGGACCGATTAAAAGTGATGTATATTTCCGGTTATCGAAGTTTTGAACTTGGGGTTTTTAAGGAAAATGACCCTAAAATAACGGTTATTAAAAAAGTCTTAAAAAAAGAGATACAGCAATTAGTCGAAGAAGGACTTGAATGGGTTCTTACTAGTGGAAACTTGGGTATAGAAACATGGGTCACGGAAGTAGTTGCTGAATTAAAGCAGGAATACCCTGAGTTAAAGTTGGGGATCATCTATCCATTCAAAGAGTTTGGAAATAATTGGAATGAGAATAATCAAGAAAAGTTAAGAATGACAGAACAGTTAGCAGACTATGTTGAAGCAGTTAGCCATCAAGCCTATCAGTCGCCTAGCCAATTAAGAAACCACACGCGTTTTTTACTTGACCATACCGATGGCTGTCTACTGATTTATGATCCTGAGTTTCCAGGGAAAACCCAGTATTTTCTGAAAGAGGCGCAAACCTATCAACAGGATCATTCTTATGAAATTCGGCTAGTCAGTATGGATGATTTACAAAATTTCAGTGAATAA
- the recU gene encoding Holliday junction resolvase RecU, with the protein MVLRYPNGQPYHKNASLKEKVQEKRESAIEFGNRGMRFEEAINESNQYYLAHQVAVIHKKPTPIQIVKVDYPRRSAAVIKEAYFSQASTTDYNGVYRGFYLDFEAKETKNKTSFPFKNFHAHQIDHMEACLKQQGICFVLLWFSTLKRCFYLDSTYLIDYWHAQKDQGKKSLPLSLIEKIGIEIQTGFSPRIPYLKAVDQYLSTLTIEGDRKNGK; encoded by the coding sequence ATGGTTTTACGCTATCCAAACGGCCAACCCTATCATAAGAATGCCTCTTTAAAGGAAAAAGTTCAAGAAAAAAGAGAATCAGCCATTGAATTTGGCAATCGAGGGATGCGTTTTGAAGAAGCAATTAACGAAAGTAACCAGTATTACTTAGCGCACCAAGTAGCTGTTATCCATAAAAAACCAACCCCCATTCAAATTGTTAAAGTAGATTATCCTCGACGTAGCGCCGCTGTTATTAAGGAAGCTTATTTCTCACAGGCCTCCACAACAGATTATAACGGTGTATATCGAGGTTTCTATTTGGATTTTGAAGCGAAAGAAACAAAGAATAAGACATCTTTTCCCTTCAAAAATTTCCATGCGCATCAAATTGACCATATGGAAGCTTGTCTAAAGCAACAAGGAATTTGTTTTGTCCTATTATGGTTTTCTACGTTGAAGCGTTGCTTTTATTTAGATAGTACTTATCTGATCGATTATTGGCATGCGCAAAAGGATCAGGGGAAAAAGTCGCTTCCGCTTTCATTGATCGAAAAAATAGGGATCGAGATCCAAACAGGTTTTTCGCCACGTATCCCTTATCTAAAAGCGGTAGATCAATACTTATCAACATTAACTATCGAAGGAGATCGCAAGAATGGCAAATGA
- a CDS encoding PBP1A family penicillin-binding protein, protein MANEQTRTSRRNSPSSSKKTSQTRNKTSGKGSGHKKRGLFIRIILILFSLICIAFLAGVGLFWFYAKDAPKLTDTALDATVSSKLYTQNGELFEDLGAEKREKITANELPKTLENAIVSVEDRRFYKHIGIDPVRIVGSALSNFTSGGLQGGSTLTQQLIKLSYFSTNASDQTLKRKAQEAWLAVKLEQQKSKQEILTYYVNKVYMSNGLYGMETAAENYFGKRLPELSLPQTALLAGMPQAPSAYDPYQYPEQAKKRRDTVLYTMLQNKKISQSEYDAAVNTPIDDGLQEMKKEDDNSKIVDNYVKEVINEVQEKTDKNVFTDGLDIYTNLDLDAQKHLYDIVNTDDYVNYPDDEMQVASTLIDVNTGQVKAQIGGRHIAEDVTLGMNLAVNTSRDFGSTMKPVTDYGPAFEYLKYSTGKTISDAPYNYEGTSTPVGNWDNRFMGTITLRQALYLSRNVPAVKLFNEVGADKVSTFLKDLGIEYSTIHQSNAISSNTEKQDGTKYGASSLKMAAAYAAFANGGTYYKPQYVNKIVFQDGTEETFDPDGNTAMSPETAYMVTDILKDTLTKGTGTNALIPGLYQAGKTGTSNYTDDEYAKLGTSSGVYPDILFAGYTPNYAISVWTGYNNKMTPVTSASSHVASDVYRELMKYVSSSVTNSDWQMPSGLVRSGGELYFTNQLKKTPSTTIPSTTVPSSSVTLVPESSTPVSSSSESTETSTTESSAESSTSVDSSSDKNDSSSSAETPENSSSSQSSSSSATPESSTTPPAQTPPENNAQSGQSSSRSTSSGT, encoded by the coding sequence ATGGCAAATGAGCAAACAAGAACTTCCAGACGAAACAGTCCCTCTTCTTCTAAAAAGACGAGTCAAACAAGAAATAAAACTTCTGGCAAAGGTTCCGGGCATAAGAAGCGTGGGCTTTTCATCCGTATCATCTTGATTTTATTTTCTTTGATTTGTATCGCTTTCCTAGCCGGTGTCGGATTATTTTGGTTTTATGCAAAAGATGCTCCAAAATTAACGGACACTGCATTAGATGCGACTGTTTCTTCTAAACTTTACACACAAAATGGCGAATTATTTGAAGATTTAGGAGCAGAAAAAAGAGAAAAGATTACCGCAAACGAATTGCCGAAAACGTTAGAAAACGCCATCGTTTCTGTTGAAGATCGACGTTTCTATAAACATATCGGGATCGACCCAGTTCGGATCGTCGGCTCTGCACTTTCTAACTTTACTTCTGGCGGACTTCAAGGTGGTAGTACATTGACCCAACAATTGATTAAGCTCTCCTACTTCTCTACCAACGCTTCAGATCAAACCTTGAAACGAAAAGCACAAGAAGCTTGGTTAGCTGTAAAATTAGAACAACAAAAATCAAAACAAGAAATATTGACTTACTATGTGAACAAAGTCTATATGTCCAACGGATTATACGGAATGGAAACGGCAGCAGAAAATTATTTTGGTAAAAGATTACCAGAACTTTCATTACCACAGACTGCTTTGTTAGCTGGAATGCCACAAGCGCCTTCTGCCTATGACCCATACCAATATCCAGAACAAGCCAAAAAACGGCGAGATACTGTTTTATATACCATGTTACAAAACAAGAAAATCTCTCAATCAGAATATGATGCTGCAGTGAATACACCAATCGATGATGGTCTTCAAGAGATGAAAAAAGAAGATGATAATTCAAAAATCGTTGATAATTATGTCAAAGAAGTCATCAATGAAGTTCAAGAAAAAACGGATAAAAATGTATTTACTGATGGATTGGATATCTATACTAACTTAGATCTAGACGCACAAAAACATCTTTATGATATTGTCAACACTGATGACTATGTCAACTATCCAGATGATGAAATGCAAGTTGCTTCTACGTTGATCGATGTCAATACTGGTCAAGTAAAAGCACAAATTGGCGGTCGCCATATTGCAGAAGATGTCACACTAGGTATGAACTTAGCTGTTAATACTTCTCGTGACTTCGGTTCGACAATGAAACCAGTCACAGATTATGGCCCAGCTTTTGAATATCTAAAATACTCTACAGGAAAAACGATCAGTGATGCTCCTTATAACTATGAAGGAACCTCAACACCAGTAGGCAACTGGGATAACCGTTTTATGGGGACGATCACCTTAAGACAAGCCTTGTATCTTTCCAGAAACGTTCCAGCTGTCAAATTGTTCAATGAAGTCGGCGCAGATAAAGTTAGCACCTTTTTAAAAGATCTTGGAATTGAATATAGTACGATCCATCAATCAAATGCGATTTCAAGTAACACAGAAAAACAAGACGGCACAAAATATGGCGCTTCTTCCTTGAAAATGGCGGCTGCCTATGCTGCTTTCGCTAATGGAGGAACGTATTATAAACCACAATATGTCAATAAGATCGTCTTCCAAGACGGCACAGAAGAAACGTTCGATCCCGATGGTAATACAGCTATGTCTCCAGAAACAGCCTATATGGTCACAGATATTTTAAAAGATACATTAACAAAAGGAACTGGGACGAATGCGTTGATTCCTGGATTATACCAAGCTGGAAAAACCGGGACTTCCAACTATACGGATGATGAGTACGCAAAATTAGGAACTTCTAGCGGTGTGTATCCTGATATTTTATTTGCTGGTTATACACCAAACTACGCCATCTCAGTATGGACCGGTTATAACAACAAAATGACACCTGTCACCTCTGCTTCGTCTCATGTTGCTTCTGATGTTTATCGAGAATTAATGAAATATGTATCATCCAGCGTCACAAATAGCGATTGGCAAATGCCTAGCGGACTGGTAAGATCTGGCGGTGAATTATACTTTACCAATCAACTCAAGAAAACACCAAGTACGACGATCCCTTCAACAACGGTGCCATCTTCATCAGTGACACTGGTACCTGAAAGTTCGACACCGGTATCTTCTTCGTCGGAATCGACAGAAACTTCAACAACTGAGTCATCTGCCGAATCTTCGACATCGGTAGATAGTTCAAGTGACAAAAATGATTCAAGTAGTTCAGCTGAAACGCCAGAAAATAGCAGCAGTAGTCAAAGCTCTTCATCTTCGGCAACTCCTGAGTCATCCACGACACCACCAGCGCAAACACCTCCGGAGAACAATGCACAGTCCGGACAGTCCTCTAGTCGTTCAACGTCTTCTGGCACATAA
- the nth gene encoding endonuclease III produces MLSKQKTMEALTKMYDMFPEAHGELKHRNPYELLIAVILSAQATDVSVNKATPALFEAFPTPEKLAAAPIDDIIPKIKTIGLYRNKAKNIKACAQQLMDRFSGQVPQTREELISLPGVGRKTANVVLGDAFGIPAIAVDTHVERVTKRLRICKLNASVLEVEETLMRKVPKELWVKTHHTLIFFGRYHCTARSPRCEVCPLLDMCQDGKNRMKEKTLNVK; encoded by the coding sequence ATGTTAAGTAAACAAAAAACAATGGAAGCCTTGACAAAAATGTACGACATGTTCCCAGAAGCACATGGTGAATTAAAACATCGAAACCCTTATGAACTGTTGATTGCTGTCATACTCAGTGCTCAAGCAACCGATGTCTCAGTTAATAAAGCGACCCCAGCTCTTTTTGAAGCTTTTCCAACTCCTGAAAAGCTGGCTGCGGCTCCGATTGATGACATTATCCCTAAGATCAAAACGATTGGTCTTTACCGCAATAAAGCAAAAAATATCAAAGCATGTGCCCAACAATTGATGGATCGCTTTTCAGGTCAAGTTCCTCAAACTAGAGAAGAATTGATTTCTCTTCCAGGAGTTGGACGAAAGACAGCGAATGTCGTTTTAGGTGATGCTTTTGGTATACCAGCAATTGCTGTGGATACTCATGTCGAGAGAGTAACAAAACGTTTAAGGATTTGTAAGTTGAATGCCTCGGTGTTGGAAGTAGAAGAAACGCTGATGCGCAAAGTACCAAAAGAATTATGGGTCAAGACTCACCACACTTTAATATTTTTTGGTCGTTATCATTGCACGGCAAGAAGTCCACGGTGTGAAGTTTGCCCCTTGTTAGACATGTGTCAAGATGGAAAAAACAGAATGAAAGAAAAAACATTGAACGTAAAATAA
- a CDS encoding DnaD domain protein — MLNLENYLKAGQTTISNLLLKNYHRIGLQAEEFLFILQLQRAQLEGDFFPDLHSIALDMGVKQERIYQILNHLISNGFIKIETATIDGKQADRYNLYPIYEILGNFLESQNQKQADLSQEKMVQSVYQLFEQEFGRPLSAIEFQRIGQWLEEDHYQPEILKLALREAVLNQAYSFNYVDRILLSWERKNLKTKQQVEEDQKRRKQQMLQKEVETTNAQPEALPKVTLKNWLEE, encoded by the coding sequence ATGTTGAACTTAGAAAATTACTTAAAAGCGGGACAAACAACGATATCGAACTTGTTGTTAAAAAATTATCATCGTATCGGATTACAAGCAGAAGAGTTTTTATTTATTTTGCAATTGCAAAGGGCGCAACTCGAAGGAGACTTTTTCCCAGATTTACACTCGATTGCGTTGGATATGGGTGTCAAACAAGAGCGTATCTATCAAATTTTAAATCACTTGATCAGTAATGGGTTTATTAAAATTGAAACAGCAACAATTGATGGTAAGCAAGCTGATCGTTACAATCTATATCCTATATATGAAATTTTAGGGAATTTTTTGGAAAGTCAAAATCAAAAACAAGCTGATTTAAGTCAAGAAAAAATGGTGCAGTCTGTTTATCAGTTATTTGAACAGGAATTTGGTCGCCCATTGTCAGCCATCGAATTTCAACGGATCGGTCAATGGTTAGAAGAAGATCATTATCAACCGGAAATTCTGAAACTTGCTTTACGTGAGGCTGTTTTGAATCAAGCGTATAGTTTTAACTATGTGGATCGAATCTTGTTGTCTTGGGAACGTAAAAATTTAAAGACGAAGCAACAAGTAGAAGAAGATCAAAAAAGACGAAAACAACAAATGTTACAAAAAGAAGTGGAAACCACTAACGCACAACCAGAAGCCTTGCCAAAAGTTACGTTGAAAAATTGGCTGGAGGAATAA